From Falco naumanni isolate bFalNau1 chromosome 4, bFalNau1.pat, whole genome shotgun sequence:
TGTTTGTAAGGGATTTTATGCATTTCTGGAGTAATTACAGTAATTCTTTCTAACTACAAAAGGTAATGTAACTTTCTGAGAGGTTTTGATAACTAAGAAAGCTAGCAATCCTACAGATAGATATGGCTACAGCTGCTACTAgtgtatatttttattgttgcGCTTATACGCTGCTAAATAATTTACCGATGATGTTTAGGAGAGCTTGCTATCAGTTAGTGTTGTTccattaaattttttaaaatctgttttatttttttaggccTAAGGACTGTCTCCGTTCTATTATGAAGAGAGTGAACCATAAAGATCCCCATGTTGCTATGCAAGCATTAACAGTAGGTTCCTTTTTATGTagtgcttttcctttgtgaaaagTTACATTGCAAAACATCTGAGTTTTAATCTTTCTGTCTTTAGCTTCTAGGTGCATGTGTATCAAATTGTGGCAAAATCTTTCATTTAGAAGTCTGTTCAAGAGATTTTGCCAGTGAAGTAAGCAATGTGTTGAATAAGGTAATGTATTTCTTTGATTTATATAATtcatagaaaagcaaaatcagacaGAAAATTGGGGTGATCTGGAAGTGGAATGGAATCTACTTTTGGAAGATAGGAAATTTGGTGGCTGGGGGAAGGATACAAGTTTACTGGGAAGACTGTGTCAGGAAGTCTTTTCTCACAGCCATGGTTACTTATGTATTCTGTTTGGGGGAGGTGAGGTGTGGTGTGTTGATTGATAAATATACAAattcattttcacattaaatGACAACAGTGAAACACTAAATACAGATGTGGTGAAATGGAGATAATACAGGGCTTTTATATaaccttgtttttctttattttgggCCTAGTACGTATTTTACTAGTACAAACACAATTCTGGTGTACTGTTCTCCCTTTCTAACTAAGATATCCCTTAGTGATAAATTTGACTCCAAAATAAAGTGTCTATACAGTTTATATTCACAGTAACAtaacatgaaattatttcaaattaaggAATTAAGAACAGATTCCTACATTATTTAACTACTTTCTACTGTTCTTGCAGGGTCATCCAAAAGTTTGTGAAAAGCTGAAAGCCCTTATGGTGGAATGGACTGATGAATTCAAGAATGACCCACAGCTTAGTTTAATATCTGCTATGATAAAAAATCTTAAGGAGCAAGGAGTTACTTTCCCAGCTATTGGTTCACAGGTATGTTAAATTTTGTGGTTGTTCTTAAAGGAGATGACAAATTCTTTTTATCCTCAGCTCTGTATTTTACAGTTTGTAGTCTTGAATTCTATAGTGTGTTTagggaacaaaatgaaaactcttGTCTTAATAAAATGTTCCTTTGAGGTATGAAATGCTCTCACTCGAGATTTTTATATTGCAGatgaataaaatcaaaatgatgAACTTCAtgctttgttggttttttgttgaaTCTGTTTTTACATCTTTCACTTTTGGCTAGGCTGCTGAACAGGCAAAAGCAAGTCCAGCTCTAGTTGCCAAAGATCCTGGTACAGTAGccaacaaaaaggaagaggaggatttAGCTAAAGGTGAGTGCATTTACTCGCTGATCTGATGAATATATTGGTAAATATCAGGTAAAGCAGGAACAAATGTTTTACTTCCTTCCTTTGTCTATTTATGGATTGTGGTTacaatttctgttcctttctttttgtacCCTTCATGGAGGGTTAGCAATTAAAACTATTCTGTGGgttaaaaaatctaaaaaaattcCTGGTTCACTATATGAATGAAGTTCTTGCACTAGTATTTGGTGGATGGTTTGCGGTTTCTCATCTTtgataggattttttttgttgttgtttaggtattttattaaaaaaacttgATAAGTCATAAATCTAATCtaatattgatttatttaaatcGCCATTAGCCCATCTCTCTATGTTACTAATGGTTTCTTCAACAGTTGACCCACCAAAATCTAGCTTTAATGGGATCTGTATCTCAAAGGCTTAtattctgtgtgttttctctaatgtttattttctggggtttgtgtCTTAAACATGTCTCTTAAGCATGatcatttttttcacaaactTGGAGGAGTTTAATATGAGTTGAAACCTTTCTGCTCAGTCAAGTTTAATTGAAGATGaccaagaaatgtaaaattattcaAGAAatgacagggagagaaaaggagtggacaaagttttgcatttctaagcaaaaataattttcttaattatgaCTTAAGGAGgcacttttttactgtgaggatgacatagcactggcacaggttgcccagggaggctgtggaatctccatccttggagatattcaaaagctgtctggacgTAAtcctgggcagccagctctaggtgaccctgcttgagaGGGAATTGGACAACACGATCTCCAGAGGTGTCTTCCAACCTCAGGCTGTCTGTGCCATTCTGTGAATCCTGGCTCAAGACCCCTGATCTAACAGAGAAACAGTGTGTACCTGAACAGCTGtatctttttcatgtttcaagCAATCTGGAAAAGTTCAACATCGTCTGTTTGCTAGCAAGAACGTAAATACATCAGTTCAAGGCAATaacaataatataaaaaaatgcatgactTCACTGAGTTAACCCATTTGTGCTTAAGTGTTATTTATTTCTCCTGTCCATATTGAAAGCCTCAGTAAATCTATGGGCAGAATTGTGCTCTCTAGTTGTAAAacatcttttgggttttttaccaTTATTTGTAAGTGAAAGGCAGAAGTTGATTATGAAGCAACAGGAATGACATCAATACTGAAAGTTTTCACAGAATTAGATTTTCATATCATTCAACCTGTTTTTATAGGGAATTTTCATGTGAATAACTCTTCTTTTGTAGCTATTGAACTGTCACTAAAAGAACAAAGgcaacagcaaacagcactTTCCAGTTTGTACCCAAGCACCTCAAGCCTTTTAACAAATCACAAACATGAGGGCCGAAAGGTTCGTGCAATCTATGATTTTGAGGCTGCTGAAGACAACGAATTAACTTTTAAAGCTGGAGAACTTATAACTATCCTTGATGACAGGTAATTCATTTAGACTACCTATGATAAATTTATTAGACTGTAAAAATCAATCAGGAGTAATCATATCTTCTATGTAGAAGCATATATTGGGATACAATTGCAATAGAATAAATTTACATGTTAAGTGCTTTAATTATTTGCTAGATTTTTAACATACTGATGTTATTGCATAAAGATTCTTAAAGATGTCTGTGTATGTATAAGTCATGTAAATGCCTTGTACAGTGCAGTTCTTCGGAAAATTCCATGTGAGTATGGATTTTTTTAGGTATGGgggttttaataatttttttttttaatctttagtGATCCAAATTGGTGGAAAGGGGAAACTCATCAGGGTATAGGTTTGTTTCCGTCTAATTTTGTCACAGCTGATCTTTCTGCTGAGCCAGAAATGAGTAAGTAACTTTACAAGGGATATTTCTCTATTGATTtactttctctgtttcctttcccttaTGATAGAGTTCAGTTGCAAGTTAATATGATACTCAAAGTAAAAACTTGGGAGCATTTGCTGTGCTGTTACAAACAGCAGTCATAACTTTATGTGTTAGACCAAGGTTGCCCAAGCTGGCATCTGCTGAAAaatgctgcctgctgctggctttgtcAGTAGCTTCCTTGAAACTCATTTAACAACTCCATTGACACCTAGACAAATTTGGGCAACAAcgttttttttccaaattgccTTTTTGCCTGGTTGCAATGGTACATATCTAATCAAGGAAAACTGAAGGCCTTTGGGTATACAGGGATCGGAGAAGGTTACTACTGTTTAAACAATTCAAGAAACCTACAGCTGTAgatttgctctgtgtgtgtgtaaccGAAGGAGGTTTTTTCTGCATACTGGTTATCTTCTTTTATCTATTTATACGAGTCTAACCTACTctaaatgtttaataaaaatattaaatattagaCAAGGTTTTAATATTCTAGAACTGATTTATGTAAATCTGATGGGTTTGCAAGATTGATCTCCCATGCTCTTAATATGAATGTGCCCAAGGTATGAGCAGGTCAGCAGAATTACATGCTGTAGGAGTCATCTGTTCTATGTTAAGACTAACTGATAATAGTAGTATGATAAGAGTagtatttggcttttttcccaaatatatAGCTTTTTTGTTGTGGCCTCCACTACAAAGGAGTGAGATGCTTTTGCAGGTACTATTTGAGGGAGAAGGAATAGCAAAATTTGAAAACTTTCAATTCTATACTTGGTTCTGGAGAAAACAAGGCTCTGGTTGTCATAGGTTACTTTATCAGTTTTCTCTTAAACCTGATTCATTAGCTCTATTTCTTCCAATCACTCTCTCTCAGTCTCTTTTTCTGATGGCTTATTAAGAAGTATGCAGGGAGACTACAATAAAGACATTTACTTGCTAACACATGTTTTTGTTGACCTTATGTGGACTGATACCTTTTTTATGCAATTTACAGATTCATTTAAAAAGATTGTTTATGTCTTTGGAGATGGTTTTGGCCTTCAAATGTTAAcaaaatactgggtttttttgaattttCACAGTAGATGTTTCAAATGCAAAGAACTTAGCCAACATACTAGCTGTATAACATTTACATCATTGTtctgtttagttttattttctaaaataaagtcTGCCTGTCTATCTTACAGTGaaagctgagaagaaaacagtGCAGTTCAGTGATGAAGTTCAAGTAGAGACAATAGAACCTGAGCCTGAACCAGTTTATATTGATGAAGTAAGCATGATAAAAGCCTTGTTTTCCAACTGCTGGTACAATTAAATGTGTGATGTTAAACAGTTTCATCCTGTACTTCAAAAGCAATTTGAAATATCAGGAGAACATAATTGAAAGAGAATGGGAAGGGAAAgttgatttaaattaaaaaattaatatctgcAGTATTCCAATTTGTTCATGTGCCTTGAAGTTCTTGGGAatttctgaaactgaatttgGAAACTGCATTCTATTTAGGGCCCTGCTCCAAGGTTATACAGATGTTCACCTTCAGACCAGAAGCTTGGTGTGGAGTGATGCAATTACTTCCAAGTTTTGCTTTAAGTACTTTAGGATACCTCAGAGTTACCCATCTTGAATGCTGTCTTAGGTTTATTTCCAGAATAACCACTGCTGTCTTCTTCCAGTCTGAAAgacctctttctttctgtgaaaactgtGATCTTTTTGTTGCTCCATAGGCAGTATTTAGTAAGATTTACACAATCTCACCACAGTGGTTCTGCAAGGTTCCGAAGAACTCTCAGCCCAtatttttcccctgcctttccccaccaccttgttctttttcttctctccctcctggGGGGCTTAGAATTGTTATCTTTAGAATTTTCCATCTCTCATGGCCTTCTATTTCTTAACTAGGGTTCTGTCATtgttttttgaaatgcaaaatcagTTACTGCCTTTCTAAAGTCCTGTTTAACTCCTGCCTCAAATACTCTTCTTCCCAAGAGATACTAGTTTGTAATCTGCTGAAACAGCTTATCTCAGGCCTGCCTTGAGGTGCCTTCCAGCTTTTGTCTTCTGTGATTCCTTGTTGGTTTATGTTATAgtggcttgttttctttttagaattcCCATAGTATAATTTTTAAGGAAGTAAGTAATTTGGcttcttcctgcctttcctggggttagggaagaaaaagcatgggTTTAGTTATATGACCTGTATAACTCTGGCCTGTTAAAGGCTATTTATTTGATAGCACTCAGctaaaaagtgatttttaatactttatatCTAATATTTGGTTAAACAATATAACTCATTCTGAgacatatttttcaaagaggTTATGCCTGTTAATTTTCTGCCCtttggtatttttataaatgGGTTGCACTTAAAATGGTTAGTCAAGGATTACTTATTCTGAAGTCAACTGTGTAACCCCTCCAAACGTCACGTTAACAAAACCCTTTCATATATAAATTAGTAATGACATTGCTCATGTGCTGATAGGCCTTATacacttacatttaaaaaatgcaagaggTTTTTCAGTACCCATTTCTTTCTAAAGTACTCAATGTATTCTGTGAAAACATTACCACTAATCCCACCAGGTGGTGGTATCGCCTATGTGATAACTAAAattgaaaaatggaaactgcttagaaaatactgtttaaaaggaaatttaggAGTAAAGGGGTATTCTGCACATTCCATTTGTTATTActaataatttttataatttggCTTTTCCTTGTTTAAGCATCTTAGTTCTTGTAAAGTAACATGTatgatttgtattttcttaaagttAGTCTAGATGACTTCCAAGTCCCAGGATATCCAAATGGCTGTTGTAAATAGCTGCCTTAATTTACTCTCCTGAAAGTGTTAATTCTCACCCCACATATGCCCTAATTACACAATTTGTGTTCTAGGATAAAATGGACCAGCTCTTGCAGATGTTGCAAAGTGCAGATCCATCTGATGACCAGCCAGACCTCCCAGAATTGCTTCATCTTGAGGGTAAGAAGATCTCATGGcttcattttgttgttgttttcctctCTAGTCATTACCTGTATCAAAACAAATTGAAACTACTTCAGCTTCATGTGCATGCCCCAAGCATGCCTGAGAAAAGTGCCTGACCCATAATTATATTCTCATTTCCTGTTTCCCACATCTAAGAGACCAAAGTGCAAAATTTTAGCTTAAAACAAGCCCACCCCTCTTGCAAGAAAActatattttatattcttttctttttcaagaccCAGGAATACTTAGTTCAATCtcatatattcattttttttctctttttttcttcttagagtAGCACAGCATGAGTTGCAAAAGGAGTGTAAGGAAGATTCCGCGAGAGGAAGCAGAAGTACTACTGAGGCTTAGAATAGACCTGTGGGTGTCCCCCAGTCTTTTTGCTTGCATGAATATTTCTATAGgactttaatattaaacaaatatGTTACAGAATGGTAAAAATTCTAGTCCTTTAGACTTGAATTGAATGCCTCTTCAAAGAGGCATTATAGACCATTTTACCTGGGTTGATAAATGCACCAAAATTTTTGGAAGGGAACTttagagaaggaagaaacttACCAATTATGAGACAGAACATTGGCTTAAGCGAACAATTCAGATAGGACTGGACTTTGTTAAGAAAAATGGCAGATTCCAAATCTATCTAGAAGTTAGTCAGGAAGAAAGTGCGTAAGCTTGTAAGCTTTGAATATCTCCCATCTTTCAACACCCATCTGGTTCATCATACCTGTAAGTGAATCCCGTGTTAGGTACTGTACATCAGTGATGTGTCTGCACATAATCTAGTTTCACTAAAGCTAAAGGGgtataaaaagaaacatgaatggttttattctttcaagTACCAAATACAGCTATAGAGGCTTGTTGTCTCAGAAGCAGATTGCCCCTATCTGGTCCAGGACAGaggcaaagaaattaaaggtgTGCTTGTCAACCAACCTGCAGATATGGCTTACGTTAGGGTCTCCTTTCAAAACACATTGTGAGATCGTTAGAGCAATGCTGAGTTTTATATTAAACAGTGGGACTGCTTCTAGAATCTCAAAGCTGTAGTGTAGTCGGGTGATTGCTCCCCAGCTACCTTCAACAGCACTCGCCAAACATATGGCTGCATATATTTCAGCAGTGCTATATTCAAGACTGTACTGGCTTTGCGCTCAAGTAGGCCTTGGGTAGATACTACTTCTGGCATAGGTTCTGGGAATTTTGCTATAGATGTATGTTGGATCTTGGGTTCCTACCAGTGGTGGCAGGTGCTGATCAGTATTTGACAAAAAcccacttcattttcttctgccatcCAGACGTCAAGTCACAAATGTGTTTCAATTGGAGAGCTCATCCCAACGCTCTCAGGAGCCCCGGGTTTGTTtgtggctggcagcagtgtgGTCATTGTGTTAGTGTACAGACATCTAAGCAATCCTTGTCATGCCTTCTACCACACTTTgtgttataaataaaaaaagatagaaCTTACACCAGGTTTTACATCTTTTCCCAGCATTTCTGCTAATGTGTTAGTGCTCCCAAGTTCAAAGAAGCAGACGGGTGCCTTTCATACAACTCCTCTTTCACCTGGCGTTGCCTTCAAGGAACACATCAGTGATGCCCTTTCACCCATCATGGCCCAGAGGCTTTCAGGGCCTTCTGCATCTCTCATTTGGGAAAACTGGGAGGGAAGGCACTGTTCCAGGGCTGCTTGTAATGCATTTCGGGCATATTTGATGcctgaatctttttttttcgTCATCTCTCGGTTTGAACGTTGAGTGGCTCTTGGTGTTAAACACATCTCTTGGTTAGTAAATAGTTCATGCTTGGCTAAGTGGGCACCTTTTGCATTCTGGTGTAGGGTTAGACTGCAGTATTGCCTTTCAGCTTCCttgtctctttatttttaagtttgaaaACCTCTGTCTTTCTGTTAGTTAACTGGTTTGCTTGACAGTTATGTGATCCTCCTGTCCTTGTGCTGAAGATTGGCAGGAGGGtgcatttttgtttattttaatgcttttccatTCTACTTCTGGTAAGTTTTGGTGTTGCTTTTTGCTTGTGTCAGTGGTTTGAAGAAGCCCCCTTCCCCCAGTTAGGATTCCAGTGAGATAGCAATGTGCTGTTAGTGTCTTTGCAGATGATTTGCATCATTGCAACCTGTTTTCCCCATCATTGTTTTCGTAGATAGTCTTTTTGTACTAATGTTGGTTGAGCACATGATTTAGGTTGTAGTGgtgaattttcttccttgaagaAGAGATCACCTTTCAGATTTgcctgaaattttttttatgcaaaatagTTTCAGCTTTACACTCCCTGGATgttaaatgtctttattttctgtgggtttgtcGTTTTAGATACTGTACTTTTTAAACTGTACCACTactgaaaacttcagctgaatGTCATTCTTAAATTGTTCATGACACTACCTCTGTTACTATAACTTTTTTGGCATATAGATTATAGTAGTGATGTAAAAAAAAGTTAGACTAGCATCTACGCATTTCtgtcatcatttttttttaaagttgccTTCTGACTTTGCAATATGGAAATCTTTATTACTCTgatatattttaatgtctttctaTTCTAGCAATGTGCCACCAGATGGGACCTCTCATAGATGAAAAGTTGGAAGATATagacaggtaaaaaaagtaaTGTGTTTTGGctcaaatgaaaattaattcttagaAATACCAGTGTTGTTACTTAATGATACGTTAATCATTTCTGTGAATGTTGGCAAAGAAAATAGGTGCGTGTATTAGTATCTTCTCATCTGGGAGGAGgtctgaatgtttttttttcccagtcacaCAATATTTTATAGTATTGTACCGTTTGACATTCTGGCACTTGTCAGGCATCACTTCACAGGCAGTAAGAATAAGTTGCTTATCACATCTCATGAAAGTTCCCTGTATTATCTGTTCTGTACTGAGGTTATCTAAATTGTAGAATAAACTACGATGTGTTTTCTAGGAAACATTCAGAACTTTCAGAGCTCAATGTTAAAGCAATGGAGGCTCTTTCTTTGTATAACAAATTGATGAATGAAGACCCAATGTATTCTATGTATGCAAAACTACAAAACCAACAGTATTATATGCAGTCATCTGGTGTTTCTGGCTCTCAGGTATGTATGTAACCTTTAATAGCCATTAACATTATCAAGTACATACTGAGCTATGGTTGATTTCTTATAAATTATTAGTGGTAAGCAGTTTTTCATGAAATAACTTCTTTACAAAACttggttaaatatttttttacagtataGTTCTCTacattactaaaataaatatgtacTGATATTTAAAGTATGGTGGAGCTTGTTGATTGCAGATAATAATTCATTTCCTATTTCTGCCCTTCTGTTCCCACCCCCCTTGCCCCCTGAGTTGGAAACTTCTTTTTATGATCTTTGTTACCGTAATGCTAGGTTAAAATCATCTTGCTCCCTCACAGATAaactcaaatgaaaaagcagtatttcctcTCAACacagtatgttaaaaaaaaataaaaatttgttttcagctgcaagCTTTGGGTATTCTCCTTTTGCAGGTTCGAACACACCTCTAGTTCTTTTCGCTTCAGTTCTTTTAGACCAAGGAAAAAGCCCATTCCGTGCTTTGAGTTgcacataaaattaaaaattaaagctgctagggtaaaaaaaaggaaagtaaaaagaacaaaagcagtaCAATTCCTGTTTAAGATTATGCCCTCCCCACCCTAAAATCAGTCTCTtcttttagtttccttttttggAAATACCAGTAGGaagcatttaacattttaattactgaagTTAAAATTTATAGTTCTTCCATGACAGCATTTCCATGTAATTGGCCATTCTCTCTGAGTAGGTCTTTTGGCCTTTTTGTATACtatggtattttaaaaggtctttaaaacatttagatGTTTAAATCCATAGTCTAATGCACACTTGAtgtattcttttccttcttataGGAATATGTAAcatttcaaattgttttttcaataaattacttgctttttgagtgagtaaaaaaaaataattcaagccAACTTACTAGTACCTGTGCAGTATTATATAAACATTGAAGAAAATTTAGTTCTTTTAGCTCCCTACAAGTACGTACTTtgtttcagtgtgttttaaagAAGATGATATATACTTTTACAGTGTCATTAAGAGGAACATTGTCTTCTGTTCATATGTGATAAGCAATCATGTCGTGACCCTACCAAATAATGTTAATGTTTTATAAATGGGCATGTTTCTGGCGTTTCTTAAAGGGAAAAACTGGATTTGGGGATGAAGATGGGCCAGTAAGTTCTGAAAAGCTAGGTagtctctgccttttctgtcttctaaaatTCTTTTGCAATATTGATAAGCCTTCTATGAATATGTCATCTGAGATTCATGGATCTTAGGACAGAAGAGCTGTATATCATAAACTCAATGAACTCAGTTGTGCATGAGACCTGGTATCTTCTAGTAATTTGGGTTGTCAAATAATTCATGATTGAACAGAAGTATAGGGTTTAGAAATTTAGTCTTGATGTAGAATACTGTTGACACATCTACTAGCAAGCTTTTCCTCTAGTTAATTGTAAAACATTACCTTATTTTCAATTGAAATTTTCATAAGacctctttttcccttctgcccCGCTCAAACAATTTTACAGTGGTAGTCTCAACAGTTACATGAAATGACAGATTAACTAACGATACAAAAATGCAAttggttttccattttaatgatTCTACTTGGTGCAAGTTATCTGGACATCAAAAAGTATTCTGCTTTGGACTGCTTGTTGTTGCATAATTTAAATTCTCCGGTATTTTC
This genomic window contains:
- the STAM gene encoding signal transducing adapter molecule 1 isoform X1, whose amino-acid sequence is MELHFRLKFKKATSEMNTAEDWGLILDICDKVGQSRTGPKDCLRSIMKRVNHKDPHVAMQALTLLGACVSNCGKIFHLEVCSRDFASEVSNVLNKGHPKVCEKLKALMVEWTDEFKNDPQLSLISAMIKNLKEQGVTFPAIGSQAAEQAKASPALVAKDPGTVANKKEEEDLAKAIELSLKEQRQQQTALSSLYPSTSSLLTNHKHEGRKVRAIYDFEAAEDNELTFKAGELITILDDSDPNWWKGETHQGIGLFPSNFVTADLSAEPEMMKAEKKTVQFSDEVQVETIEPEPEPVYIDEDKMDQLLQMLQSADPSDDQPDLPELLHLEAMCHQMGPLIDEKLEDIDRKHSELSELNVKAMEALSLYNKLMNEDPMYSMYAKLQNQQYYMQSSGVSGSQVYPGQPQSNAYLVAGSAQMGHLQGYSLPPEQLSSLSQGTVTPSASSVLPGQPAQTSYTNAMVGSVAGNTYSNQASVYSPPPATVDVAAYQNAGTSMSQVPNYNLASTPLPQTAGSQQTPPQQPQPPPPQQQQHSYSQKALL
- the STAM gene encoding signal transducing adapter molecule 1 isoform X2, encoding MPLFATNPFDQDVEKATSEMNTAEDWGLILDICDKVGQSRTGPKDCLRSIMKRVNHKDPHVAMQALTLLGACVSNCGKIFHLEVCSRDFASEVSNVLNKGHPKVCEKLKALMVEWTDEFKNDPQLSLISAMIKNLKEQGVTFPAIGSQAAEQAKASPALVAKDPGTVANKKEEEDLAKAIELSLKEQRQQQTALSSLYPSTSSLLTNHKHEGRKVRAIYDFEAAEDNELTFKAGELITILDDSDPNWWKGETHQGIGLFPSNFVTADLSAEPEMMKAEKKTVQFSDEVQVETIEPEPEPVYIDEDKMDQLLQMLQSADPSDDQPDLPELLHLEAMCHQMGPLIDEKLEDIDRKHSELSELNVKAMEALSLYNKLMNEDPMYSMYAKLQNQQYYMQSSGVSGSQVYPGQPQSNAYLVAGSAQMGHLQGYSLPPEQLSSLSQGTVTPSASSVLPGQPAQTSYTNAMVGSVAGNTYSNQASVYSPPPATVDVAAYQNAGTSMSQVPNYNLASTPLPQTAGSQQTPPQQPQPPPPQQQQHSYSQKALL